The Anopheles moucheti chromosome 3, idAnoMoucSN_F20_07, whole genome shotgun sequence genome contains the following window.
TAAATTGGTaagttattaaataaataaattaaataaagttaataatTAAACTACGATACGATTAATAATCAATGCTTCAATGCTTCCTTCAGATGTAGATATTCTGCAGCCACCTTAACACACAGAGTTAAAACGTACCTTTACTTATTTGTAACATTCCATTAGCGCGATGTTTACATCAGTCAACGTTAAATTTCCGTGACTTCCTTAATAAACGAAAAATTCATAGGAaataaaaaactattaatttttattttcctcctttttcggATTTTGTATAAGCCAAAGTATATTACCACACTTGCTTTATCAATCCAAACCAAAGAATTTCGTCCGATTGGTTTCAGGAATGACCGTTTAAACCGAATTTTCGATTCTTGTTTACAGCATCACGTAGCTGAAacgtgtttaaaaattatgattttcATTATTGCATCAATCGAAATATGAACATCAATACACAATCtataaaaatgtgtaaatctttatttttaaaagatttttgttaatttagtTAAAACTATTTCAATCTTTCATTTATACTTCGAAAAACTGTCCACAATGAAGTACGTTTAGAATACCCAAATCGTGTTCATGTGGTTGttataattgttttctttcacgcTAAGCTGCCTCGCCAGATGGTCTACTTTTCAAAAAGTATAACGAGCAACGTTAACCAAATATACGTATGGAACATGGCGCTAGTACTTCAGAAAGTATTACAGTGTAtagatttgtttcttttttatttacattgtATTCGTATTACAATTGAACTAGCATGAATGGAAGATGAAGCAGCATGACATGAAAGGTGAAAATAGACAATAGGTCCGATTTAGATTACTCCGTTGAAGCGTTGTCTTATCGATCTAATAGCCGCTTAGTAGTGCTGGTCGTAGTGAGGCTGATGGCTGTAGTGAACCTGAGGAGCGATAACTTTAGTGATCGGAGCGCTGTACACCTTGGCGACAGGCAGAGGGGCAATCACTTTGGCAACTGGGGCGATGGTCTTGACGATCTTGTGTCCCTCCAGGGGCTCACGGCGGACGACGGCGTTGAATCCGTTGTGCTCATCGGCGGTGTAGTCAACGACACGACGGTGGCCATCGGCATCGATCAGGGTGTACTGGCCCTTGACATCATCACCGTGGCGTTCCTCCTGCTGGCTCTTGATATCTCCGGTGTGTTCATCATGCACGGAGTATTGGAACTGGTACTCAGCCGGGGCTTCTGGGTATTCGACGTGCTTGACGGTCTTGACCAGAGCGGGCTGGACGGTCTTGATAAGAGCAGGCTGGATGGTCTTGACAACGGCCGGTTCATGATGGTACTGGTGGTACTGTGGCTGGTAATGGTGTGGGTCGTAGTGCTGAGCACTGGCAACAGCCAGGAAAGCTACGACTGCCAGAAACTGCAAAAAATCATATTATTGTACATTTCGAAATGATACATCCATCTGACTGTTCTTACTTTGAATGCCATTTTCTATTATTGCTGATTGAGAAGTCTCGTTACCACTCTGCTCGACTGTGTCCTACTGAAGGCTTTGAATGAACTGATGCTGATTTGATGCAAAAATTCGCTATTTATATCCGATGCGATCGGGTCCCCCAAATTGTTGAACTATCAACCCCTAGTGATCGGTTGCAGGTCGTGCGTTGTCAGTAGTGTTCCACGGCGTATTCTTGCCAGTTTGCCACTTCCAATCCTTCACATCGCTTCAATATTCGCCGGTTGCTATTTTTTGCCATCATTGATTATCTTTCGAAGTTTTTTGGCTACCCTTCCTACAATCTGTCCGGTCagatagttcgttttgggcaGTACATGCAAAATAtgagttttgttatttttccccGCCTGCCCGCTGCCATCTCTTCGCGAAATCACTCACGCATAACGCTTGCGGGCATGATTCAGATGTTGCAAAAATCTGTCTCCCTACCATACTGAAAACCACCAAGCTGTAGGGTCAGCGCCGTAAAGCGGGTAGACGAGTCGGTAAAACCTATTTAGTATGTCACTCAGTTCGGCCTCACAGATCCTCAGTGAGGCCAGACCTGCATAATGTGTCAGACTTACAATCTGAGAATGGAGAAGCATTCAATCAAGTACTTTATAAGTCCATATTTCCATAACTTCCATTTTGTATACGTTGCCGACactatttaaagttttttgatgcagttttcgtaatatataataaaataaataaatctatGTGTGACGCTAAACGGTATCCTACGCCCATTTGCTCTAAGGCTACCAACAAACGATGAAATATGTATTTATCCCATTACGCTAGGGTTGCGTGCTTGGAGATTTCAAATCGATCTCCCATGGAGCATGAAAGATGCCTCCGGTACAAAACCAATGCCTGATGAAGCTTTGGGTTAGGGTTTCTTTCAATTTTGGCAGCAATGTGCCTGAAGGTAACTTAGTCGTGCACACCATGACCTTAACATTCGATCCTTAGCTCAATTTCCCACGGAATCAGTTTGTCAAAATGGCCCGTTTATCCGAAAGGGTTGTGTTATGATGATCCCGTGGTTAGCTAATGATGAAACAATTTGGCTACGACTAAAGCGATTGCAGTGGCACATTCTGTCTTACAAAACCGGCACAATGTGTAGGGTCGAATCTAATTTGTTTAAACTCAACAAAACTGGCATTATTTTGAAATATATTAGGGGTGACTAAAAGAAACCAGGGTTCTTGACATTTGGGAGACCCTAAACGCCTTTACATAAATGGATACGAAAAAGAATCTCGAATCTTAGTCAGCTCGAAATGCATTACGAAAAGTAAAATGTtagtttattaattattggttgaatttgaaaaacatttaagAATGTGTTATCAACATATAACTTTTATATATTAAACCAATTTTagtaaaacatgaaaatttacttgatttatttttatagttTCTGTGAATGTGCTAATATTTCGGTGATTTTTGATTGCAGTTCTATAATTTCTCTActggtttgttttaaatgactTTCTTAATTAACTTGTCCTCTCTCACGCAACAGGAACAGTGCAGTGAGTTAACCCATCCGGATTTTAACCTCGTACTTTATACTAATTTTCCAGCTATGCGgtaaaattttatattatttattaactatGGGAGCCATGACCTATTGAGTTGTTTAACGTATCATAACAAACCTCAGAAAACCAGTTCAGAATAATCAACTGATGGTATAGTTTTCACTGATAGAAAAATAGAATCCATAGAAAAGCAGAATTCTGCTCCATGTAATAGGTTTATGCTTATActagaaataaaatattgctatTTTGTAACATTATTTCAACGCGTTATTGGAAGGTTTCGCAAATATGaatactatttatttattattattaaatgatACATCCATAGAAACAGCATTACGGTATGACCGATCTTTAtcgaaaaaaacatcaaaagaaTCGTGAGTATTGCAAGTTATAACTTACAAGAAGTAAACATGTTTCAGATCAGTGACCTTCGCGTAATGTGTGTTAAACGCGTAATTTCCAGGAACATATTAGCAAGGG
Protein-coding sequences here:
- the LOC128305332 gene encoding larval cuticle protein A2B-like is translated as MAFKFLAVVAFLAVASAQHYDPHHYQPQYHQYHHEPAVVKTIQPALIKTVQPALVKTVKHVEYPEAPAEYQFQYSVHDEHTGDIKSQQEERHGDDVKGQYTLIDADGHRRVVDYTADEHNGFNAVVRREPLEGHKIVKTIAPVAKVIAPLPVAKVYSAPITKVIAPQVHYSHQPHYDQHY